The following are encoded together in the Dehalococcoidales bacterium genome:
- the rsmG gene encoding 16S rRNA (guanine(527)-N(7))-methyltransferase RsmG, translated as MEKLYLASKYFGITLNTSQLEQYKLYRDELISWNSLFNLTAIVSSEAIELYHFADSLSVIPALDPAILEGTPEVVDIGTGAGFPGIPLKIALPNINLTLVDSTQKKLRFVEHVSQKLGFKNVTTVAGRAEDLSHDPRYRHRYHLALSRAVAKLPTLAELCLPFCKVNGLFIAYKKGDISEEVESSRRALNILGANLKDIVPVTFPELADSRLLVVIEKVALTPSKYPRRPGMPLKNPL; from the coding sequence TTGGAAAAATTGTATTTAGCTTCAAAATATTTTGGTATTACTCTGAATACAAGTCAGCTTGAACAGTATAAATTGTATCGAGATGAGCTAATATCCTGGAACAGTTTATTCAATCTCACAGCAATTGTTTCTTCAGAGGCTATTGAACTTTATCATTTTGCGGATTCTCTTTCTGTTATACCAGCTCTTGATCCGGCAATACTGGAGGGCACCCCGGAGGTGGTTGATATCGGTACCGGTGCCGGTTTTCCCGGAATTCCCCTCAAAATTGCGCTTCCCAATATCAATTTGACACTGGTGGATTCCACCCAGAAAAAGCTGCGTTTTGTTGAACACGTATCACAAAAACTTGGATTCAAAAACGTAACTACGGTTGCCGGTAGAGCTGAAGATCTATCCCATGATCCCCGTTACCGTCACCGTTACCATCTTGCGCTATCCCGTGCAGTAGCAAAACTGCCAACCCTGGCAGAATTATGTCTTCCGTTTTGCAAAGTTAACGGTTTATTTATAGCATATAAGAAGGGTGATATTTCAGAAGAGGTTGAATCGTCACGCAGGGCTTTAAATATTCTCGGTGCCAATTTGAAAGATATCGTACCTGTAACATTCCCGGAGCTTGCTGATTCCCGATTATTGGTAGTAATTGAAAAAGTAGCGCTGACTCCCTCAAAATACCCACGAAGGCCTGGTATGCCGCTTAAAAACCCGCTTTGA